The following are from one region of the bacterium HR11 genome:
- the ftsA_2 gene encoding Cell division protein FtsA: MAPLGKRRGLLVGLDVGSSSVKVMSLTEKKRGNYAIESLGLVPLPPEAIVEGQVIDPPAVADAIRKLMDQVLIRSRRVAFSVSGSAVFVKRVTVPATADRAELHESILWEAEQYLPFSREEVLIDYHILESASTAGQVQAVIVALKKDFAQMYLDTLHQARVEPAVLDIDAFAVQNAYEFNYPELARSRTVIALLNVGATKMNMNIVQGTEPLFVRDAMVGMRSLTELVRAEFNLTYDQAELAKRGRYELRMEQIRPYFQQVFQDFGREITKTIRFFKQNFQDIEIRRVLLSGGGALTPGFKEFVQQTIGAPTELMDPTRMLDTSAVDPEFLEEQRPALAVVVGLALRRG, translated from the coding sequence ATGGCGCCACTGGGTAAGCGACGGGGCCTCTTAGTCGGCCTGGACGTCGGCTCCAGCTCGGTGAAGGTGATGAGCCTGACGGAAAAGAAGCGCGGGAACTATGCCATCGAGAGCCTCGGCCTGGTGCCCTTGCCCCCCGAAGCCATCGTCGAGGGTCAGGTCATCGACCCCCCGGCCGTCGCCGACGCCATTCGGAAGCTCATGGATCAGGTCTTGATTCGAAGCCGCCGGGTCGCCTTCTCTGTGTCCGGGAGCGCCGTCTTCGTCAAGCGGGTGACCGTCCCGGCGACGGCCGACCGGGCCGAGCTTCACGAGTCCATCCTGTGGGAAGCCGAACAGTACTTGCCCTTTTCACGCGAAGAGGTCCTGATCGACTATCATATCTTAGAATCGGCCAGTACGGCCGGCCAGGTGCAAGCGGTCATCGTGGCCCTCAAGAAGGACTTTGCTCAGATGTACCTGGACACCCTCCACCAGGCCCGGGTCGAGCCTGCCGTCCTGGATATCGATGCCTTTGCGGTCCAGAACGCATACGAATTTAACTATCCCGAGTTGGCTCGGTCCCGGACGGTCATCGCCCTCCTGAACGTGGGGGCGACCAAGATGAACATGAACATCGTTCAGGGGACCGAGCCGTTGTTCGTCCGGGACGCCATGGTCGGGATGCGTTCGCTGACGGAGCTGGTCCGGGCCGAGTTCAACCTGACATACGACCAAGCCGAACTGGCCAAGCGGGGCCGTTACGAACTCCGGATGGAGCAAATTCGACCTTACTTTCAGCAGGTCTTTCAGGATTTTGGACGGGAAATCACCAAGACGATTCGATTTTTTAAGCAAAACTTTCAGGACATCGAAATCCGTCGAGTCCTCCTGAGCGGGGGCGGGGCCCTGACGCCGGGTTTTAAGGAGTTCGTCCAGCAGACCATTGGGGCCCCGACCGAGCTGATGGACCCCACGCGCATGTTGGACACCTCGGCCGTCGACCCCGAGTTCTTGGAAGAACAACGGCCGGCCCTGGCCGTCGTCGTCGGGCTGGCCCTGCGGCGGGGATAG